In a genomic window of Dermochelys coriacea isolate rDerCor1 chromosome 11, rDerCor1.pri.v4, whole genome shotgun sequence:
- the LOC119863151 gene encoding baculoviral IAP repeat-containing protein 5.1-like — protein METFLKELSLACKHLIEFRDMYEYENRIKTFRDWPFMENCKCTPEHMARAGFIHCPSANEPDVAKCFFCLIELEGWEPDDDPQVEHSKRPSNCGFLSLTKNFDDLTMEEYYMLEMDRLRTFLCKTGRSTMKSFEEEVDATRKRLIDHFISKHQYASEPKMPLSESPSTC, from the exons ATGGAGACTTTTTTGAAAGAGCTAAGTTTAGCCTGTAAGCATTTGATTGAGTTTAGAGACATGTATGAGTATGAGAATCGCATAAAAACCTTCAGAGATTGGCCTTTTATGGAGAATTGCAAATGTACCCCTGAGCAT ATGGCCAGGGCTGGCTTTATCCACTGTCCAAGTGCAAATGAACCTGATGTGGCAAAATGTTTCTTCTGCCTGATAGagctggagggctgggagccagatgATGATCCACA GGTAGAGCACTCCAAACGTCCTAGCAACTGTGGGTTTTTATCCCTTACTAAGAACTTTGATGATCTGACAATGGAGGAGTACTATATGCTGGAGATGGACCGGCTGAGGACTTTTCTT TGCAAAACTGGCAGAAGCACAATGAAGTCCTTTGAAGAAGAAGTTGATGCAACCAGAAAACGCCTCATTGATCACTTTATCAGCAAACATCAGTACGCTTCAGAGCCAAAGATGCCACTATCAGAGTCTCCCTCAACATGCTGA